The genomic stretch ATCctcctgtctattctatctccgtCTGTGTGTCACAGACTTTCCCGTTCATGATGGAAAGATACTACAAGGGCTTACAAGTTGCTACATAGTGGCCATAGGCCATGGCTGTCAATACAATCATTTCTACTGCTGCAAGGGAGTGTTCAGCAAAGAGCTGCATCATGCATCCTTCAAAGGAGATAGGTTTCTTCTCATATAGGGAGTACACAAGCTTTGGTATGGTGACTGAAGAGAAGAATGCATCCACTAGGGACAAGAATGCCAAGAAGGAGTACATGGAACAATCTATAAGTCCTGGGCTACAGACAGTAGTCACCACAATTATCATGTTGCCCCCAACAGTTGCAATGtagacaaacaaaaatacaataaaaagtattttctagactttagaaaatatatttctagACTGTGAAAGTCCAAGGAATATGAACTCTGTTAGAAAACTCTGGTTTTGCATAATTTTAAGGAGAATGTACAAGCAACTGTGCTTATGTATTCAGGATTAttagagaaaatgttttaaataagtaaatattatcATCAAAAAGCTGGGGTAGTAAACAAAATTTTCTTGGGtggaactgaaaaaaacaaatgcattttTCCCAAGACATGTTTATACAATGAACACTAAttgaattttgtgtttgtgtacatgtatatgtacaattatagaaagacaaatatgtagacagatagatgataggcaTATacataggcagatagatagatagatagatagatagatagatagatagatagacagataaatagtTTTACTAATAAGTAGAGTTCATAAATTATAAAGAGTATCACAGTATGAGTTGGAAGGGAGAGGGATGTAAGGAAGAGAATTAATGTAAACATAGTGTTCatgtataatttttttaacaaaaaaaatcattttctatcACCAGTATTCAAAAATCATGCATAATTAAAATGCTGGCTATTTTTACTCCACAAAGCATCCGCATGTGTTTTGACAGTGAATTGCTGACTTGTTTTCTCTAGTGGCGTCCTGAAGCAGAAAAACCCAAAAAGCATTGTGAAACCATTTACATACTacacatgcagagaaaacacTTTGTGTTAACCATTTTTCTAATCTTCTTGGAACAAAGTACAGATAAATAGTTTTCAATGTCTGATCAGAACACTTACCtaccaacagaaaaaagacaaaatgtactGTAGAATGCAATTGAAAACGCTCTTCATATTTCAGATTTCAAATTGTCTTGACCATCGTGAAGTTAATTGGAATGTCAGATGAGTTAATTtatcattaaaaattataaagacctACTGGAAAAATTCTAATATGTATGTTCCAGTTGTTGAGATTTCCTTTTAATTCATCAATTTAAATTCTGACCAGAACACAATATAATGCCTGTTGTCATGGAAAGCGAAAGAATACAAGTTAAGCAGCTGCTTAGAACTTAGGTAACGAGGAGCTGTTTCTGTAGTATATTATATCTATTTTCTTGGTGAAAATCTTAGTAAGTGGCATTAAATTTAAACTAACAAAAGATGCTTAACCCGCTATTTTAACACAGACTCTCTGGTTCTAAAGTACAAGAGCTTTTCTTCGGGATGAGCAGAGAAGGAAAGTAATTCATCTTTTCAGACAAGAAGTGCAGAGTAGTGGTGGTCTTTCCACACCCTGCTTCCAGATATAAAAGTCAAATCATTTTATTACTTTGCTGATTTGTGACTGAGCTATGTTGAACAAGCTAACAGAAGAAATGGTTGAGAATTAGAAGTCAGTGCTCCAATCAGCCTCAGGTACAAATTAACCACAGTCACATAAAGAAGTGTAACTCTAAGTTGAAAAAGAAGTGTAACAGTAAGTTGAAAATGATTTAGTGTCTTGAAACATTATAAGTATCaaagatttattcattgttttccaTGTTGATACAAGCCAAATTCCTCAAGATATATGATTTGAAATTCataagactttcttataacaaTGATGCTTATAAATAGCTTACCTGCTCAAAGGCAAGGTTTGTAAAAAACATCAAATGCGAATACTACCTACACTAAAATGTCCTTAACGATTCTAGTTATAATTCATCCCTTTAAAATAACAGATAGTTTTTCCATAAGAGCACCAGATAAGTATTTCAGCTCTTGAATTCATTTTCTACAAGCAGATACTACACTAACTGTTTCTGAGTCCTCTCTTGTGTGGACAACTGAAATACATTGGCAGCTGCCATCTCTTCTCTTGCCTTCTCCCAGAGCCTCTGTGCTTAAAGGCCCTGTACCCTGGGGTGACAGAGACATCTTCTATAGTGTGTgcatgcttattttctttcacGCCTGCAGCTGCAGGGGTCGGTGGGGGAACTAGGTGGCAGAGATGTATGTGAACAGTCAGCCTCCTGGGTGGATTAGTACTTCCTAGTTTCCACAGAGAATTGACTACTTGGTGAGAACTTTTTCTATGACACTGTGGTTGCCATGACAACGAGGACAAGCCattctttcctggttacagaTGCATTTGTGAAGGATACTCACAGACTGGAGAGGTGAGATCAGTAGACAACCACAGGAATCATGTAGGTAGGTGCCTTCAGCCAACCTGAGTGACTCTGTGAGCTGAACCTCTGGGTGTGCCTTGGGAGCCTGTGTGCTTGTTCATGGGACAGGAGTTGTTGTCACTACTACTGTTTGAAGTGAAGCCCAAAGGACCCTGCCTTGTCTCTTTGTCCTCAGGTGACAACCCTTTGGTGCCAGCTTTATCACTTCAGGCCTTGAAAGCAGAGTTCCCCAACACATGTAAATTGataccttttctctctttggcGATGATTGTCACTTGTGTGCTTGACAGAATGACTGCATCTGTGTGGCAGCACCTTAATGCCTAGATAGTTGTGGTGTTTGTTGTCTTAGAGAGAAGTTGGAAGGCATTTAAGGCAGAGGTGTATCTGGGCCTCCCTTTGGGGCTGGGGTGGAGGCTTATGAGTGGGAGGTGGGTGCTGACCTGCAGTTTCATTGGAAGATTGTTTATAGGAAGTGGTGAGACCCTGGGCCTGGATATCTGCCACTGGAAGTAAGAAGGGCCTACAAAAGATAGCTGCCTCTAATACTGGCTACTAATGGCATTTGGGCAGACTGAGGCAAAACATCAGGTGTCATGAATACCCGAGGAGAGGCCAGACTTTGTTCCCACAACAGGCattagtatgtgtctgtgtctgagactTTACAGTGCTCTGAGTTGGgttaaaggaaggagaagaggacctccctatcagtggacttggggaagggcatgcatgaggaagggggagggagggtgggatcaggaggggaggagggaggggcttatgggggaatacaaaatgaataaagtgtaattaatagtaaaaaaataaaataaaataaaaaagaaccagcTGGGAATTACAGAGTGTTCAGTCATGGTTTCCCCATGACCCACCAGCACATCAGGAtccctctgtgtatctctggtcCTGTGTGTGACCAATATACACAGTACCCTTCTTGCACCCTCTCATCAGATTTCCTTTAACCCATGTGTCTGTCTTGCCACAGGAAGGGAAGCCATTGTTCCCACTTGGAGAAAATGTGAATAGACTTCACATACAGCAATTATGTGCAAGTTCTTGATCAAAGGCCTTTGGTCCCAGGGCTGAAGCATGTGCTGAGACAGGGATTTCAGTATTCTACCTCTTCTCTTTGTGCCTCTGGAAAAGAGTAGCACTGTTTTTGCCAGAAAGGTAACTATCACAGAAATTTCAGCAAACCATTGGTTGAAAGTAGTGGTCTGGAGGCAGGTGATGCCTGAAACAGTGGAGGCAGGTGGCAATAGTGATAACATTTAAGCAGTCTGTAGGAAGGGCAAGGACTTTTATATGCCCTGGAGCAACAGACATACAAAGACAGATTACACATTGGGGGTGTGGGTGCGGGAGTGTGGACTGATATGAGTGCATGCACATCTCTCTATGTCTGGGTTACAGATGATGCCTGAATAGCATGGTTTGTGGGCTTGAACACACACTTTGTATTTCCAGATATGATTTCTAACTGAAGTATGTGAGTCTGAGAATGTACTGCCTGAGGGAAGCTGAACATTGTGCAGGCCTGTGCAGTGTAAAAAGGGTGCATTTTGTAAGTATAACTCACATATCTGAGGTTTCTAAGGGCACACTATGAGTCATGGTGCCTGGATGGTGGGGACGTGTTTGGACCTGATGGTGCTCAGTCAACCTGGCCAGAGGGCCAGTTCAAGGAAGATCCAGCAGAAGACAGCCTAAGGTACCTGAGGGAGTTAtattttcctctgtgttctcaggagacatCTGTGTCCCAGGGTCTAGGATTCCAAAGGAGCTGAATCAGAGGAAGCCTGCTAACCATGTTAGATGACACAGCCTCATCAGAGGAAGGGTACCTGTTGGTGATCTCTAAATTGAACTCCATACTTCCACATTTATTATTGCATCATCCAGCAGGTGTGGCCTGAGAAACATCTAGCCTCTTTTATGTAGATAGCCACTTTATGCACTGTGAGATCTGATTTGAATTCAGTAAGGCTTGGAAGGGAATGCAAGAGGAGAGATACTACACATTTACATTGTGAAAGTGGGCTAGTGTGTACCACCGCATTTCATGGATACAGGGGTaggaaggaaaggactgaggaATTGAGGAGAATGTCATTGCTCTCCACCCCCTACTTCTGTAAGCTAAGGAATTCCTAGTATAAGATCTGGGGTCCCTATGCTCTGTATGGCCACACTCACAGAGGGAACCTGTTGTAATGTGAGTTCCCAAGAACATCTGTGTCACAGGAGCCCTAAGTTCACAGTGTTCTGCCTCACTTTGTCTCATGGTGCCCTGGTAATGTCACGAATCAAATTTGCATCCTAGAATGAGCAGTGAACATGGTTGGCATGTGAGCCCTTCACAgttcttcctctgtgttgtaGTTCTTCTGAGCAAGCACAGCCTCTTGAGGATCAGGCATGGGTGACATGCACACTGCTGATAGGAAACTGGCTGACTCAAGGAAGAAGCTGTCAAGAGCAGATTAGCTAccaccatgaacacacacacagagaggcagagggatcgACAAAAatggacagagaggagaaaaaaggatTGAGATTACACTGAGAAGCCTAAGGGGAAAGGGCTATTGAGAGGCTCAATATGGAGGAACATGAAGAGGAGAGCTACAATACAGATGAGATTGAATATCAGGAGACCTAGGGATGGACATGTGACCATCCATATCATCAAGTACCTACTTTAATTTCCTGTCTAAGACTTTATGGATTAACATTAGGGCACAGAGATTGGAGACAGGAGAGGTCATTGGTCGTACTCTCTTGGATGAATAGTGCTCATCACAGGCAGATATGGGTGTGCAGGGTCTACCATAGGCTTGACATTGCAGCAGGAGGGTGCACAGTTCCAACAGAGACACTTGTCTCCCTGTCATGTCATATAACCCTGTTGCTTGCCATCTGAAATCACTGAGTCTTCCAATTAATTAGTAAGCATGTCTGTTTAGTGAAGAAGTACCTTCTCTTTGGGGATCTCGCCAACTGTGCCCTGTAGACACTTGATGCCATAGTGAGGTCCACAATGGAAACAGAACTAAGCTGAAAGATTGGTGGTGGGCTGGTGGGGTAGCCAGAAGCTATGAAAACAGCCATTTTCTCTTACCATGTTATGCGAATCACCATGAAGAGTTCCCCACCTCCTTGCTGCTCAACTTAGAATCACACAAGTATGGAAGGCTCATGCACTAGGTTGTCCATAGCCATCCTGGGGTTGGCAGAGCAGGACTAGCTCCATAGCAAAGAGAACAATGAGGCTTCCTTGGCAAAAGAATCCCAGGGTGGGCAAGAAAATGCACAGCCCTTTTAATGACATCCACCTCTCTGGGACAAAGTTAAACACTCCAGATTTGGGGTGGGGAACAACATTATTACAACTGTTTCCCATCTGCTCTGGACCTTTTGCATATCTTCTCCCACATCTGTAGAACAGGCTTTGTGAGCTCCCTTGATTACCCTTGCCTCACCTGACCACGTTGATGTGTCCATGCTGGCTAAAGcctatttatttccttcctaatgcaactctgcttccttctcccaccATGCAGGGGAAGCCCACATAACCCTGAGGGAAGTCAGCTCCAGCTCCTCCACCAGAATCTGGAAGGAGGCCAGTAGCACAGGCAAGAGAGCCTGGCCAGAGACAACTGCCAGGCAGTCACTGTGCCCACCATAACCAAGGTGCTCATCCTGTAGTGATCAGCACAGACCCACAGTACTGTCATCATGAACTCTGCAGAGTATGTGCTGTGTGGCTGGAAGGGTCAGCTGTGGCCTGCAAGGGTGTTGTCCAGACCCAGGACATCAGCCCATAGTAAGAGGAGAGGGGCACCTTTCCTGGAGGTGCAAATCTTGCCTATAGGGGAGAAGACAAGAGTGAGGAGCACCAAAGCAAGGCCACTAACCAAGTCTGAAATTGTGAACCTTGCCTCCATGGCAGGGCAGGAGTCACAGGGCAATGGCTCACCAAAGCAGACCAGAGCATACAGAAGAGCCCTCAAGGTGGCTCTCGATatcctgggggagggaggctgtttgCAAGGTGGAAGGAAAGGTGGCCAAAGAACCAGCACAAGAACAGCTCCTCAAAAGGTtccaaaagagcaggccaactccAAACGACGTCCTCGCTTTCGGCTGCGTGTGCGCCTGTGCTtccaaaagcaaaaccagaaaggcCAAGAGCTCTCCCAGAGGAGTCCTGGAAAGCAGCGACAACCCCTGGGTCCTGCGTTGCCAATGGGCTCACAGAAAGTGCCCACAGTGAAAGGTGGAAAAGCCCAGGCACACACTGCTGTTGGGCCTCCACACTTTGAGATGAAACAGAATGTCCTAAGAGGCCTCAGAGTACGACTACGTCACCCAACGCCTGAAGGAAATTCTGGTGGTAATGCATGGAGGAAAAAGCTGaagacctccaagcccacatctTTGACTGCCCCGGCCTCCACACAGAGTGTCCAGGCTAAGAAAGAGCAGCAGGTTGCCTCTGGGTCACTGAGGTGCATCTGGTCCTCGCCCAAAGCCCTCAAGCAACAAGCACGTTTTGCTGACATACACACCCAGGCTACTGGAGTCCAAAGGAAGACTGCCATCCCtgagaacaaggaggaccatggCCCGGGCACCCTGAAACCAGCTGCAAACTGGGCATCGGCAGCTTGCATGCCTCCAGTCCAGAGGTTGCGAAGATCTTTCCGCATTGCTAGCAGGAAAAGGAAGATCCATGTGCTGAGTCCACATTGTAGGGTGCCAGAACAGGAACCTTGTGCTCACTCAAAGGTGACTAAGACCAGGTTCAAGAACCGGGGTTCCAATATTCAAGAAGCAGGCCAAGCTGCCAAGGTGGCTTCTGCCCAGCAACAGAATACCATTGAACGAGGAATGTTGGTCTGGTTCAAATTTCAAGACCTTCCTTTCTGGCCAGCAGTGGTAAAGAGTGTCAGCCAAAATGACAAGATGGCGAGGGTGCTGTTGATGGAAGCTAACATGCAGTTTGAGCACAAGGGTGTCTGTGTCCCTCTCCAGAAGTTGAAACACCTGGACTGTGGAGAAAAAATATCACTCATAAGAAGAGCCAGCAGAGTGTACAGCCAGGGCATCAGCTGGTGCCTCACAGTGATCGACCACTACAGAGAGGGCCTGGCCAGTGGCGGCTACCTGGGCTCCTTTATGGACTATTATACCGCCCAAGTCAGTTACCCGCTAAGGAGGGCCGTCCAGCAAGGAGACCTGCACATTGATTTCCCTAAGGTGAGCTATGTAGACCTGGAAGATTGGGAAGAGGAGACTGCCCCGGGTGGGAAAGGGCCCCTCAAGAAACTTCTGCCTGACCGTATGAGGGCTGCTTGGGACAGAGCCAACCAGAAGCTCGTGGACTTCATAGTGAAGAGAAAGGGGGCCGACCAGCACCTGCGGGAGATTGTGCAGGGCAGAAAACCGTCCAGGTGGGTGGACAATCTTTGGAAATCAAGGGGGGAAGTCGTCTGTATTGAGACCTACCTGGAGGATGATGACCAGTTGCATCTTGTGGCCAGGCATTTGCAAGAAATATGCAAGGAAGCAGATGAGGCTCTGCTCTCCCTGACTAGAGGAGATAAAGTGCGGTTTACCATGGAGGTTCTTCTTCCAGAAGCAATCATCTGCTCCATCGCTGCCCTGGATGAGCTCAGCTAcaaagaagcagaagagaagtaCCTGCATGGCCCACCAGTGCACTACCGTGAGAAAGAGCTCTTTGAAAAGAACCTCTTAAAGGCAGCCCGGAAGAGGTCAGCAGCCAGTACTTGGGCTGCCAGGGCCCCTCATGCACCCATTCCTTAGAAGGGTGCTCACTGCTATGAGCCATCACCCCTGCAACTCCCAAGAGAGGAGACCGGAAGCAACTCCAAAGAGGAACATCTGGGAGACTGTGGGGTGTACTTTGGGCACTGAGACAACAGCTCGCTGAGTGTTTCTTTCCCCACcttgaaataaacattttctttactgCTTGACAGTGCAGATGTCTAGATGGGctgtacagacagacagattctgtTAGCTTCAGGCCAGGCCAGCCCTCTTTGGCCTGTGCCTAGGTGTGCCCATGTCCTGTGGTTGCACCTCCCTAGAACCTTTCCAGCGCTGAGTGGAGCATTGGCTAGCTAGACATAGCC from Meriones unguiculatus strain TT.TT164.6M chromosome X, Bangor_MerUng_6.1, whole genome shotgun sequence encodes the following:
- the LOC132649905 gene encoding PWWP domain-containing DNA repair factor 4-like; its protein translation is MNSAEYVLCGWKGQLWPARVLSRPRTSAHSKRRGAPFLEVQILPIGEKTRVRSTKARPLTKSEIVNLASMAGQESQGNGSPKQTRAYRRALKVALDILGEGGCLQGGRKGGQRTSTRTAPQKVPKEQANSKRRPRFRLRVRLCFQKQNQKGQELSQRSPGKQRQPLGPALPMGSQKVPTVKGGKAQAHTAVGPPHFEMKQNVLRGLRVRLRHPTPEGNSGGNAWRKKLKTSKPTSLTAPASTQSVQAKKEQQVASGSLRCIWSSPKALKQQARFADIHTQATGVQRKTAIPENKEDHGPGTLKPAANWASAACMPPVQRLRRSFRIASRKRKIHVLSPHCRVPEQEPCAHSKVTKTRFKNRGSNIQEAGQAAKVASAQQQNTIERGMLVWFKFQDLPFWPAVVKSVSQNDKMARVLLMEANMQFEHKGVCVPLQKLKHLDCGEKISLIRRASRVYSQGISWCLTVIDHYREGLASGGYLGSFMDYYTAQVSYPLRRAVQQGDLHIDFPKVSYVDLEDWEEETAPGGKGPLKKLLPDRMRAAWDRANQKLVDFIVKRKGADQHLREIVQGRKPSRWVDNLWKSRGEVVCIETYLEDDDQLHLVARHLQEICKEADEALLSLTRGDKVRFTMEVLLPEAIICSIAALDELSYKEAEEKYLHGPPVHYREKELFEKNLLKAARKRSAASTWAARAPHAPIP